TGTGTTGGTATTAATACAACCGATTTATATTGGGATATTTCTGTTCAAAAGATTTTAGTTGAAATGAATACAATTGttgataaagtttttaatatatttgaaGATCAAGATCAaactaatagtaataataaatcaaatgtaGTTGatactactactaataataatactacaacTACATCAACTTCATCAACTGGTAGAACTATtaatttaccaaataatagtaaattattaaatgttggTGATGATCAAGTTATTAGTatgttaaaaaatttatcatcTGTTAAATTCCCTGATACTCCAAAAGATGTTCATGCACAGACttcattttatattaaagCTTTATTTGGACTTTCAAATTGTCTCTTACGTATTTTATCAACAAGTTCATCAACACCTTCACCTGTaccaattgatgaaattattaaattaatttgtagaattttaaatccaaatttaaatcatcttgctttttcaaatttaaatttagtatgtatcttttttttaaaaaaaaaaaaaaaaaatataaatatatataaaatattaatataattacttttttattattttttttattattttattaaatagtcattttcaatttcagaaatgatatttttaattcaacaatttcatcaacaagcatttcaattattatcaggtattttaaaaatttttagaaaatcattattagttCATAGTAAAAccatttcatcattattattaagaccattgaaatcattaaattattcattAATGAGTCCAACAATTCATTCacaaatttataaaaccATTACAGATGCAGTTGAATCATTTGGTGCATCAAGTTCTGATTCATTGGCAATCCAAGTTttaccaatattattaaaagatattttaccATATATTCCAGAAGGTGGTAATAGCAACAATTCAATGTCAACAACTCAAAATAcaactttattaaattcttcaaaattaacaatttctcaaactattaataatgttgatccaactttaaatgattttgattctttatcaattaaagaagaTGCTTTATCAGCTTTATCAAGTATACTTTTACATTGTGGTTCAtatcttcaacaacaacaacaaaataataataataataatagtaattcatTTGGTACagacagtaataataataacggtCCAAAAGTTAAACAAATTTGTAGATTAGAAATTGATCAATTATtagtatcattattattagaatgtCAATCATTATCAAGTGTTAAAAAGAATTCAACCACTTATTTAAATAGTAGTTATAATTGTTGGAGATATAGATCAAAATTATATGAATGTTTAATTCATTGTGTTTTAAAACCAGTTTCAAATATACCACCAGTTTTACCATACTCAATTCGTATATTTACAAATGGTATGAGTAATGATCATAATCCAAATGTTAGAAGCATTTGTTGTAAAGGTGTTTCAATTTGTGAATCAATCATTCATCCACAATGTCCATCATTAACTACTACTGCAACTACCACTACTTCAGTCACTTTTAATCAAAATCCTTCATCAGTTTAtaagaatttattaaattcaaatacaaaTGCAATTATGGGTCAAGAAGATGACGATTTTGAAGAATCAAGtgattttgatgaaaatttaaatgatcaagaagatgaagatgaagatgatgatttagaaaatgaaattgatgataaaattcaattagaagatgatgatttagaagttgaagaagttgaagaagaggaagaagaagttgaagaagaagaagaagttgaaaaagttgaagaagaagaaaaagaaaaaactaTTGTTcatacaactacaactattACTACttcacaaaataataatattgtaatGAAAACATCTTTATTCAATACCTCAACACTTCAAAAACAAGCTACTGTTGCTCCAAAAGTTTCTAAAATCGAACCAAAGAAACCATTAATCGCcgataataatgatgtttcaattgatgatggtgatgatgatttagATTTACCAGATATTGAagattaatatctttttttttaaaattaaaaaaagaaataaaaaaaaaaaataaaaaaaaaaaaataaaaaaattaaaaaaaataaaaaaaaaataaaaataaacataaatttagaaaattaaaaaaaaattaatatcaaatacCAAAtggtttttgatttaaaataaatagttttattgtaaatatatctttttttttttttttttttgttttaaaaaataaataattatttgattgttaaaataaataggttttttttttttttttttacttttttaataatagtgatagtaatgattttgattatttgcaTATctgtttaataataattattatagatattagtattatttttattttatttatttatttattttattttttttattttttttttaaaaaaaattacatacAAATtagaataatatttttaagaattaatcatattttttatataaattttttctacttgtaaaatatttatgaaataaatgtttattatcttcatttataaataaattatgaaaaaCAAACTTTCCTTCATTAGAGTTTgaaactaaattattatatgtaTCATTTCTACACGAAGttggtaataatggtgataaagGTGGTGATGAAGTTTCTGATGAAAacgatggtgatgatggtggtgtattattatttacaaatataaaattatttggaaattcaaaataatttatatcattattatttttattattattaattatattattaatatccattttttatttaattatttttttttttaaagtgttaatttataaaattatatttaaaataaatgataaatcttaatgagtttaaataattggtttttttttattttttttattataattttttatttttttttttatattttgaaaataaaaaaaaaaatgtatatgtataattatattaatatatacttttagtttttaaaaaggtAAATGGATAAATCATCGCATCAATTGTTGCAACatcattttattaaactttggagtgaataaaataaatgttaaatttttttacatcagtttacaaatacaaaaatggaaaaaaataCTCACTATTGCACACATTCGTTCACCCCACTAACTAATtcgagttttttttttttttttttttataacactttttttttattttttttatttttttcaatatttattgatattagGGTATACAAATATGTGggtaaaatttaaaaaataacaataaattaaGCAGTTTTTTCattggtaaaaataatagtagagTATCTATACTTATTTCTATTAACTATTAATAACGTTTTTAAATCTTAATACTTTgactttaattaattcaaatgatattaatctaatttttataaaaaaggaataaaaataataaaaaaaattattataatttttattattgttaatattaccattatcacccacttttatcttttttagtattttttttttttttttatttttttttttatcaccCATTTTTTATCACtgctaaaaataaaatccaaTATAGGAAAAAACCAACTTAATGAGAACAATCCTATCATCattaatgattatttttatttttagaaaataagaATATACATATTATCATTTCTAATTAGGAATTgctaatctatttttaaaaaaaaaaatcatcattacacaggattaaaaaaaaaaaaacaaacaatacaaaactttaaaaatcaCACATGTgcaattcaaataaaagagacttttaataaataaaaaatatcatcattacacaggattaaaaaaaaaataaaaaataaaaatattagttaatattttatttatatataaatatatacttttttttaaaaaaaaataaaataatggttgttttttatatttttattttactgctatattaataaaacttttttttccttttagcatttttctaaaatctttataataaaaatagattattcatcacttttcaaataaaaaaaaaaataaaaataaaaaataaaaaaaaataaaaatattattataaattatattttctattattactataattaACACTCCTTTATCTTTTTGGTGTTTGtcatttaaattgttttttttttttctattttaatctaaaaaaccaaatttttttgttttttatttggaaaataaaaattggttACCATTTTGTGTGTTTCTTGTTTTAtctattttataatttattaaataaaaaaaaaagtcaaatcCTATTAAGTTGaactaataattataataataataataataattttataaatgtgTTACATGTTGTCAATGAAATGGTAGTGAAtgggaaaaagaaaaaaagtttaGGGTGGTATGTTTCCTtggaaaatatttaaaaaatcattttattatttaattttttttattttattttttattttatttttaatttttcagacccaccatcatcaatgattaatgtttatttttaggaAAATTGTCACCCAAACTCATCTTAATAGGAAATGCCGAGCAATCCtcctttcattttttattttttttttttatttttttttatttttatttttattttttttttttaacaattattCAACAAAATTGTGTaaggatttaaaaaattaaataaaaatttgctcaagtattttttttttttttttaaaataattgaaatgagccattgttttatttttaaatatcattccattaaattgattgaaaaaaaaaaaaaaaaaaaaattaaaaaaaaaaaaaaaaaaaaaaattaaaaaaaaaaaaaaaaaaaccaaaaataaaaaactaaaaatatttttgtgACCAATAATCAGTTTTGATCAAACACATCTATTATACAATCACCCCTCATTATCACCCATCTTTTTAGAACATctcacttttttatttttttttattttttttatttttttttctttcataaaaattgttaaaaatattagctttttttccttttgaaaaaaaaaaaaaaaaaaagaaaccaaaaaaaaaaaaaaacaaaatttgtagtaatattaaaaaaataaaaaaataaaaaaataaaaaaataaaaaaataaaaaaaaaacacccacaaaaataatatttgcaaattataattttaaataaataaaaagtcaTTAGACAataccataaaaaaaaaaaaaacaaacatcaacaaccaatAAAAGGAGAtattagaatttaaaaaggCGATTGATTTATATagggaattttttttaacattaaaaaaataaattaataaataaaataataaaataaatatacaatAGGTAAATATCggatattaattattaaatatcatcaccatcaccatcaatcattatcatcaccaatttaagagttcaaaaaaaacaactcgTCCATATAtctaaattataataattaatttttattttttccttttttaataatccaatttaattattttttaaatttataataataaataaaaaaaattaaaaattcaaaaaaataaaaaaaataaaaaaaaaattataaaaaaaaaaaagctcatcattaattgtttatttttgaatagtaagattataaatttatattaattcattatatatatatatatttgattttaataccacccattatttaattttattttttttttaattttattttttaatttttttttttttaaaattttttttttttttaaaaaataataaaaaaaaaaaaaaaaaaaaaaccacatAACAATTAAGAAATAATCACACGTTCATACacataataacaataaaaataacaatatataaattaatattaatatttatatacatatatatatatatagtaaaaaataaaaataaaaataaaaaataaaaataaaaatcaaataaaaataaaaataaaaaaaatcaaataatgtaCAATTCATTTCAAGAAAGGCAACCAAATACTGACAATATAATCAGTgcaaaattgaaattgaatgaattctttttaaCTTATTTATCCCAGAGTGAAACTACACAATATATTCATGATTTACTCAATGGTATAAGTCAATCATCTGGTCAAAGTTCAAAGTCAACTCCTTCTTCACCTTCAACTTCACCATATAAACAACCTTATCCTTtcttaaatagtaataataacaataataataataataataataataataataataataataataacaataataatagtgcaTCAATAACAATACCAATCCAATTTTCATTGGGTGAATCAACcaatgataattcaaatgaaaataatagcTCATTGAAATCTGATATAAAAATGGATGAAGACgaatgtaataataatgataatactattaataataatgaaaataataataataataataataataataataataataataataataataataataataataataataataataatatctatACAAAAGATGAATCAcatgaatcatcatcatcagaggTTGTAACTTCACAAATAGCAACCTCAACATCTTCACctcaaaaagaaataaaagaacaaaatgataaagagaaagaaaaaggcaaagagattgaaaatgaagatgaaaatgaaaatgaaaataaaaatgaaaataaaaatgaaaataaaaatgaaaatgagaaagagaaagaaaaagaggaAAAAGAGTTgggattaaaaaaagaaaaagaggaaaaagaaaaacaagagAAGGAGGAGGAAAAACAAGagactactaccaccaccaccacttcAACCACTATATCATCAGATGATAAAACTGTAAATAACAtatcaccaaataaaaacaacaataataatagtaaaaaattaaaaagcgAAGATGGATGTGTTATCATTCAGTGTgatgataacaataatattgaaacaacatcatcatcatcatcaacaaacaATATAGAATTACCAAAGATACCACAATTTTATTTCCCAAAAAGTAGAgcaataaatgataaattagaAACTAGtatatttacaattaaaaatagatttcaaacttttaaatcaattgatatgaATCAACAATCATGTACTAATATCCCCGCAAAATATATCTCCTcatttgatgaatttgaagttttaattaaagatttacaTTCTTTCCCaagaattttaaatagacttttattcatttacactttaaaacaattaaaattaattgatgcaATTTATATACCTCAAGATGCATTCATAGAGTAAGTGgttgtttaaaaattcaattgaaaatatgagaataataaaaaattgtatcAAAAAAGGTGTTTTGGATTTGTGTGGGAGTgacactttttttaatttttttatttttttttactatccaaaacaccttttttttttttgggagtcgcacaaaaataaaagtaaaaaaaaaaaagaaaagaagcAACAATACTAGCGTcgcataaaaaaaaagaggcgACAAATACTAGCGTCGcataaaattacttttcacCACTTTaatgttgaaattattaCACCCGACcaccaaattttttatttttcacaaataaaaaataatttctaatacttttttttttttttttttttttaataattaggTTTTGGAAAACATATATTTATGGTAAAGATGCAGAAGATTtactatttaatattttaaagaaatctgAAGAttcaaactttttattttatgaagattttttcttattttcaaaaagtaattattaaattttttattattattattttttataaaccaattattaatactattattattgttttaaaaattaaagcaTTGATCGATTTTCATCCAGGTTTagaatttttatcaaatacaCCAGAGTTTCAAGATAGATATCaagaaacaattattattagaatattTTATGGAACTTGTAGAAATAGAGGTAGAATTACCGCAAAGGATCTAAAAACAAATAACTTTATTAGATCATTAAGTTTATTAGATGCTGAACCTGATATAAATAAGGtaaatttttcttttcaaattttaatttagaaattaatatcatattaattatatatttttttttttttttttttttaaaaattaattttagcaTTTAGAATATTTTTCATATGAACATTTTTATGTTATTTATTGTAAATTTTGGGAATTGGATATGGATCATGATCTCTTCATTGATAGTAATGATTTAGCAAAATATGGAAGTTGTAGTTTAACTCCATTAATCATTGAAAGAATTATTgcaaattcaatatttacCAAACCTTTATTTGGtattagaaataaaatttcttaTCAAGATTTTGTTTGtaagttatttatttaattattattattatcattattattttaaattaattaattttattttattttattttttatttttatttatttttttttactatttagGGTTTATATTATCAGAAGAAGATAAAACAAGTGAAACTAGTATTGAATTTTGGTTTAGTTGTTGTGATTTAGATTGTGATGGATTTTTAAGTTTATATGAAATGGATACATTTTATAAGGAACAAAAGCAGAGATtagattatttgaatttagaTCCCCCAGTATTTAAGGATCTTTTATGTCAAATCTTGGATATGATTAAACCAGAGGCAATTGAAAAGATTACATTGTTGGATTTAAAGAGTTCAAAAATGGCTGGTTATTTATTCaatgtattatttaatatcaataaattcTTACAACAAGAATCAAAAGAATCAATCACTTGTAATCAACCAATGAGCGATTGGAATAGATTTGCTTTACAAGAATATGAAAGAGCTTTGGCCGAAGAATCACTCTCTTATCAAGACGATGAAGACGATCAAAATGATGACCAAGATGATGACGACCAAGATGATGACGATCAAGATGGTCATCACCataatcaatatcatcatcaagaTAATAGAATGTTAAtaggttaaaaaaaaaataataaaaaaaaataataaaaaaaaaaaaaaatatataaagtatatttatataaacatatacattaaatatatacatataattatcaactttttttttttttaaaaaaaaaaataaataaataaataacaaaaactatttaaaattttatttaatttaaactttaaaaaaaaataaaaaaaattaattattaagaaataaaaaaaaataaaaaaatatttatttataaaattatttaattttacaacattttattttattttattttattttagttttaatatttttatattattaaaattaaagttattacaaacaataataatattaatgatgatggtaataGTTTAAAAGATGAAGAATCAACGAATGATTGATAACACATTGCATTGAATACACCATAGTCTGTTATATTGGTATCTATTacattattacaattaaatattaattgagTGAATTGAGTTGAACAATCATTACTGTGGtcataaagatttaaattaaattgtcCAGTTAAATTTGatcttttttcaattttaaaacttccAGTTTCACAAATTCCACTTGAGGTTGAACAAGAATCTAATGATACATCATAAACTTTGGATAAGCATTtcttaatattaatatcaaatgTTGTAAATTCTAgtgtttcaattgattgtacaaattgattttcttggaatattataaaaataaaaaataatattataactattaaatttttaaaatacatttttttttttatttttattttatttttttatttatttatatatttttttatctattatttatctataaaattaaaaaattagtttttattctctacttcaacaacaataaactattatttaatctttgaatttaaatttgcagattaaataaaaaaaaaaaaaaaaaaaaaaaaaataataaaaaataaaataaaataaaataaaataatgaaataaaatggggaaaaaaaaaaatgatctaTTATTAGCTTAAAACCAACACTCCATCAAAAATTTCATCttgtattttattaaaaaaaaaaaaaaatcataattttttttttagttttcaaataatgatttttaggaattaaaaaaaaaaaaaaaaaagaggtaCCTACAATATTAACACTTGAATGTGGGTTCTTATTTGTTTATTGTATCTGGGTCGCACAAAATAAAGAAGTGTGTTTTTAGATATTAAGTTTAGAACAATAGGTGGGTAGTTGAACTCTTTGTCtctttactattattatttttgaaaaaaaaaaaaaaaacaaaaaaaaaaaaaaagataaaaataaaaaattatttttggttttatcAGTTCTGTTTTTGagtgttattaaaaaaaaataaaaaaaaaataaaaaaataaaaaaaataattattaaaaataattaaaattaatatgttgTAAAATGTGTGGGTATAccaatataattatttggctcacattgaaaaaattaacaatcaaatatttcatttaaatctcAAGATTAGATTTTGTGGgggtatatttttttaaatttcgaacaaaaaaaaaaaaaaaaataaaaaaaaaataataaaaaaaacaataaaaaccTAATCAGATTTTAGTTTGTGTAAATATACACAAAATAACGATAAATATAACTAccaaacattttatttaaaataaaattaatttttttttttttaataattataattattattttattaaaaaaaaattatttaaatattatatttcttATTTCacgtttttattaatatttaattttcaacataattaaatattttacttcaaattgattttttttttattttatatttttaaaatattatcaattttatattttttaaaataattttttttttttcaaattgatttatacATACTACTATTCAACTAACAAATTcctaaaaacaaaataataattttttattacctctattctaaaaaaataaaaaaattaaaatatctaaaaattttaaatataaattttttttatttttaatttattttggataataaaattttaattttaacaataatttaCTTGATTGTTAGCATTACCAGCTTGATTACAAGATAATGTAACATTTGAAAGTTTACAATTGGTACGATTGATACAGTTATCGAGATAtgctgtattattattacagaTATATGAAGTTGAATAATCACCATTTACTACCTTCAaaccatttgaaattgtaGTAGTAAACATAAGATCACTATTATCACAAACGTTAAAATTTGGTTCGGCATATTGTGAGAATAAAAGTGAATTTGGAGGATATACTGGTTCATCAGTGAGAGAAACTAAAGAATATTGGAAAGTGACACTAACCACTGTACCATtgaatggtaatggtaagaAAGAACTAAAGGTGCATGAGTTATTTAACATCGAATATTGTTGTAATGCACTTTGACAAGCCATATCAGTGTAGTTGTAAgtctttaaataaagatatgTTTCATTTACAGAAAATGATTCCCAAGTTGCAGTGTAAGACATTGGTGTAGCAGATGGACCATTTCctaaattatatatacatGGTTGAgatgttgaaattgaatatccaatactaaattattaattaaaattttaataaataaaaattttttttttttgatttgttaatattataaataacaatTCGGTGAATGtacgtttttttttttaaaaaacttaccCAAATGAAGGTGTTAAACATTCATAGTCTTGGTAtggaataaaattaataaatttttgagATTTGACAAAACAACAAAGTATTGAGAGAATGATTAAAAGCGAagtaaatattttcattttatttaaaaataaataaaattcattccaatttttaatttaaatagtttttttttttaaaaaaaaaaaaaaaaaaaaaaataaaaaataaaaaagaaaaaaagaaatatcctaaaaagaaaaatcctaaaaagaaatttaaaaaaaaaaattcaaaaaaaaaaaaaaaaaaaatatcctaAAAATCTAAGGCATGATGACGTGCTTTGAAATCACCTATTAATTTGGGGtgataataaaagtaatcaaaataaaatgtgataaacaattttccaaattttccTCAATGAaataactttattattaaaaaaaaaaaaaaaaaaaaaaaaagattttattttattttattttttccaatcacataaatttctttaaaaactattattaatatttttattattacttttatatttgattgatttattttttaatattgatgacaataaaatatcattaaaaCTAATTGGTGGAATTTCTTCATATTGATTTCGAGACTCTCTACACCAATGATTAATTtgtaacttttttaaatatttatgaGTAGATAAAGTTCTTGAaataaattctaaataattaaaaaagtttttatcttttctactatttttacaaatacatttttcatatttaatgttacttttattttcattattattattattattattattattattattattattattattattattattattattattattattattattattattattattattattattattatttttatttgtattattatttgaatttataaaaccatttttttttgaagatttatttaaagtgtaatataaatcaataaaacataaattaaatttaaaatttactaTATTTGGACATGAagataatatataataaacattttcaattgttgtgGTATCTAAAAACatttcaataatatttgaagataataatctattatttgattcaatGAGTTGTTTAAAAGGAAATGAATTTGAACTATgaagtaatttaaatttctttacaataaaattattttgaatattataatCAGTTATTAATTGTGGTATTGTATTACCTtgaaaatttgataatactaattttttgaaatctttaatatttggAAATTGGTCTCTGGGATTCTTAGCATCTAAATTGAAATGTTTACAATacaacattttcaaatagtTTGGTTGTAATCTATTATATGTTCTAGAGTATTGAAAagttgttatttttaaaagatttttaaattgtttacaTTTATCCATTAATAACATTATATCATTCTCCATGAATAGTTTAGtatttcttgtttttttacAAACTAAATAAAGTACATCAAAACCAATATGGTGAccttttaatttcataatttcaacattatcactttttattaatgaatactttgaatttgaatatctatataaacaattatcaaatggATTATCAATTActgtattaaaattatttgaaaatacatTAAACCATTCCCAACATACAAGAGAAATTGATTTACTATAATTCTTTAtcacttttttattaatttgaaaaaataaattaattatatatctttgtaaataaattggaataatcatttttaataaataaaataaaaaaaataaaaaagataaaaaaaaaaaaaaaaaaaaaaaaaaatgaaaaaattaatataaaattagaattctaaaaataaaaaaaaaaaggatcaaaaaaaaaaaaagttgtgtgttgattttttttttttatttttatttatttatttttttttttatttttatttatttatttattttttttttttttttttttttttaatttttttttttatactactactactagttaattaatttgaaaatatatttaaatgaatttttaaaagattgaaattgatttattctttttaccaATTCTCTTACGAGCAACATTTGGATTCTTATTACCATAACCAATTACAATATCATCAGAAGGACCTTTATGACCAAAACCTAAATCGAGATCATTcatattgatttcttttgaaactttctttttatataattgaCCAGTTACTCTTAATTTATGTAAATATTGATCTTCAGTAAGAATGATATCGTTACTCTTTTTACCACCTTTTGGTTTTGgaattgaataaattgtACCTCTCAAATTGAATTGTTTAGCTGAACCAACACTAACTCTTTGATTACCATTTCTATCAACATATGTTGTTGCTTtatataatgatttattaccaCAATGTCcacaaaatattttatc
This region of Dictyostelium discoideum AX4 chromosome 3 chromosome, whole genome shotgun sequence genomic DNA includes:
- a CDS encoding hypothetical protein (PP2A B'' subunit PR48); amino-acid sequence: MYNSFQERQPNTDNIISAKLKLNEFFLTYLSQSETTQYIHDLLNGISQSSGQSSKSTPSSPSTSPYKQPYPFLNSNNNNNNNNNNNNNNNNNNNNNSASITIPIQFSLGESTNDNSNENNSSLKSDIKMDEDECNNNDNTINNNENNNNNNNNNNNNNNNNNNNNNNNNNIYTKDESHESSSSEVVTSQIATSTSSPQKEIKEQNDKEKEKGKEIENEDENENENKNENKNENKNENEKEKEKEEKELGLKKEKEEKEKQEKEEEKQETTTTTTTSTTISSDDKTVNNISPNKNNNNNSKKLKSEDGCVIIQCDDNNNIETTSSSSSTNNIELPKIPQFYFPKSRAINDKLETSIFTIKNRFQTFKSIDMNQQSCTNIPAKYISSFDEFEVLIKDLHSFPRILNRLLFIYTLKQLKLIDAIYIPQDAFIEFWKTYIYGKDAEDLLFNILKKSEDSNFLFYEDFFLFSKTLIDFHPGLEFLSNTPEFQDRYQETIIIRIFYGTCRNRGRITAKDLKTNNFIRSLSLLDAEPDINKHLEYFSYEHFYVIYCKFWELDMDHDLFIDSNDLAKYGSCSLTPLIIERIIANSIFTKPLFGIRNKISYQDFVWFILSEEDKTSETSIEFWFSCCDLDCDGFLSLYEMDTFYKEQKQRLDYLNLDPPVFKDLLCQILDMIKPEAIEKITLLDLKSSKMAGYLFNVLFNINKFLQQESKESITCNQPMSDWNRFALQEYERALAEESLSYQDDEDDQNDDQDDDDQDDDDQDGHHHNQYHHQDNRMLIG